In the genome of Alphaproteobacteria bacterium, the window TTTTCAGGTGTCAAAATTAACTCTGCTTTTTCACGTGCGGCTTCACCAATAAAATCACACACCATTTCTATATTTTGGTATGTGTCACCTAAGGATGCGATTTGCAAACATGCTACCTTAAAAGATTTTTTAGTTTTATCTATATCATCAAAACTCATATTTTTTTATAATTATATATAAATTAAACGACACGGGCTAAAGTTAAAATATCAACATTGGCAGCACCAGCATTTAAAAGCGTTTTTGTGCATTCCAAAACTGTTGCACCTGTTGTGAAAACGTCATCTATAAGAAGAATATGTTTCCCTTGTATAGTGTGTTTATATTTAGAATTAAATGTAAAAGCATTTTTTACATTTTTTTGTCTCTGATAATTACTCATATTTCCTTGGGAGAGAGTTGATCTAGACCTAATGAGTAAATTAGGAATATATTTCAAAGAGGTTAAAGTAGCTAAATGTTTAGCTAGTAAGGCTGATTGATTATAGCGTCTTTGCCATAAACGAACCCAATAAAGCGGCACAGGTGTAATCATTGAAACATCTTTTAAACATTTTTCGCCTGCTTTAATTAACCAACGTGTATAAAGATCGCAAGCATGCGTTTGATCAGCATATTTAAATTTTAAAATAAATAATCTACTAAAGTCATCATAACGTAAAGCAGCTTTTGCTCGGCGATAGAGAGGTTTATTTTTTAAACAAGCAAGGCATAATTCCTGATCATTATCGTAATCAAAGGGATATCCACAACACGAACATTGCGGATCAGTTAAAAAACTAAGATTTGCAAAGCAATCAAAGCAAACTGCATTTCCAGAATTTATTCCTGGCGGGTGAAGAAACACATCACATCCCAAACATCGTATTGGTAAAACAAGATTAAGCGCGGAATGTAAAATATTTTTTAACATTTTATCATTAAGAGAGACCTAATGATAAATGTCCCCCATATATTGGACGTATGACACCTGTTGTTTTTGGAAAACTAATAGGTAATTTTTTTAAAAAACGAACAGCGCAATAAGCAAAAGCTTGGGCTTCTAAACTATCACCTTCCCAACCAAAAGCTTCTACTGGTTTAACTGTAACTTTTAATCGTTCCTGCAAATTTTGCATTAAAGTTTTATTATGTCTTCCCCCACCTGTCACTAGCCACAGTTGAACAGGTTCTGGAAAATATTGTACAGATTTTACAATCGATTCTACAGTAAAAGCTGTTAATGTGGCTGTTCCATCTAAAAAAGAAAGACCTTGCAAACACGAAACATCAAAACCATATCGATCCAAAGATTTTGGGGGTTTTAAAGAAAAATAATGATGATCCATTAAAATATCTAAAAGTTCCGGATGGATCTTTCCTTGACGCGCATAACTTCCATCATAATCGTAATAATTATCACTATGTTTGCTTACCCAATCATCTATCAATGCATTACCTGGACCTGTATCAAAGGCAATTAATTTTTCTGGATCATCGTGATTAATCCAAGTTACATTAGCAACCCCACCAATATTAACAACAGCTAATGGATGCTGCAAAGATCGCGTTAATGCATGATGGTAAATAGGTACTAAGGGTGCTCCTTGACCACCTTCAAGCACATCTTGGGTACGGAAATCATTAACAACTTTGATGCCTGTTAATTTTGCAAGAAGTTCACCATTACCAATTTGTTTTGTTATTTTATCATGAGGTTTATGAATTAAAGTCTGGCCATGAAATCCAATAACATCAATAGTTGAACTGTCTTTTTTAATGGTTGTTAAAAAAGATTGGACAGCTTGACTATGAAGATAAGTTAATTCTTCTTCTAAAGATTTAATTAAATCCACATTGGTATTATCTTGCATAGCTTTAAAAATTTTCTGACGAAAAATTTGGTCATAAGGATAGGTATGACCTTGATAAAAATGAACTTCTTTATCGCCATCGGTCTCAAGCAAAGCAATATCAATTCCATCCCCGCTTGTTCCACTCATTAATCCCAGAGCCGATAATAATTTGGTCATTTTATTTTCTCTATTTATTACTTTTGTTAATTGACAAATCCAGCTAATAATTAATTTATACTAAAATAATACGAATGGGAAGTTTTATGAATAATTTTAAATCTAGCTTTATTAACACGATTATGTCCCGTGGTTATTTTTACCAATGCACCAATCTTGAATCTTTAGATGAAATAGCATCAACTGATGTTATCATTGGATATAATGGGTGTGATGCAACCGCTGATAGTCTTCATGTAGGTCATATGATGCAAATCATGCTTTTAAGACGTTTGCAACAACACGGACACAAACCCATTATTGTTGTGGGAGGGGGAACAACAAAAATTGGCGACCCATCAGGTAAGGACGAAAGTCGCCAAATTTTGACAGAACAGCAAATTGATCAAAACATAAAAAAAATAACACCTATTTTTTCAAAATTCCTTTCTTTTGGAAATAAAACAAATGATGCTATCATTGTTAATAATGATGATTGGCTTAAACATTTAAATTACATAGAATTTCTTCGGGATTATGGAAAATATTTTTCTGTTAATCGAATGCTATCCTTTGATTCTGTCAAATTACGGTTAGATCGACAACAGCCTCTAAGCTTTCTTGAATTTAATTATATGATTCTTCAAGCCTATGA includes:
- a CDS encoding anhydro-N-acetylmuramic acid kinase, which produces MTKLLSALGLMSGTSGDGIDIALLETDGDKEVHFYQGHTYPYDQIFRQKIFKAMQDNTNVDLIKSLEEELTYLHSQAVQSFLTTIKKDSSTIDVIGFHGQTLIHKPHDKITKQIGNGELLAKLTGIKVVNDFRTQDVLEGGQGAPLVPIYHHALTRSLQHPLAVVNIGGVANVTWINHDDPEKLIAFDTGPGNALIDDWVSKHSDNYYDYDGSYARQGKIHPELLDILMDHHYFSLKPPKSLDRYGFDVSCLQGLSFLDGTATLTAFTVESIVKSVQYFPEPVQLWLVTGGGRHNKTLMQNLQERLKVTVKPVEAFGWEGDSLEAQAFAYCAVRFLKKLPISFPKTTGVIRPIYGGHLSLGLS
- a CDS encoding ComF family protein, whose translation is MLKNILHSALNLVLPIRCLGCDVFLHPPGINSGNAVCFDCFANLSFLTDPQCSCCGYPFDYDNDQELCLACLKNKPLYRRAKAALRYDDFSRLFILKFKYADQTHACDLYTRWLIKAGEKCLKDVSMITPVPLYWVRLWQRRYNQSALLAKHLATLTSLKYIPNLLIRSRSTLSQGNMSNYQRQKNVKNAFTFNSKYKHTIQGKHILLIDDVFTTGATVLECTKTLLNAGAANVDILTLARVV